In Topomyia yanbarensis strain Yona2022 chromosome 2, ASM3024719v1, whole genome shotgun sequence, one DNA window encodes the following:
- the LOC131680529 gene encoding uncharacterized protein LOC131680529 — MFFVSRITKKYDDETGKLTRELLKTAVKMARMKNRLKFLLNCRKCKLVPKCLCYKVGVSLHSSISRQEMKILEHRQKIRIISLVVRDTKRLLEQLKNRKRHLYEKVQWTLEESDWRAVRAMVEKKAANVYNSTKRTEINKLSNLKRKKIEETCQQPEWIENKTNHEIPDYLERTLLLGPNFNIQSKSSIPYVRLVADVETAIKSKPQADDIRAEVSTIISNYVNYQNQPRTKENDWIHKDIVRSRKFLRENPDIYVIKADKGNKTVLMSGTEYHEKMTTMVNDASTYKQRKDNPSNRVLKMLNNIIEQWWLDQHIDRATKHKLKMYNCTPPRIYGLPKIHKENCPLRPVTIGSATYHMAQYLSGILNNLVGKTEYHVRNSFEFAKEISKIRVPEGCVMYSLDVVSLYTNIPVNKVYEYVEERWNEVAQTTTIPWDSFKQAMKTVLEASFFQYDGKFYDQIFGVPMGSPLSPVVANIVMEKLEGEALEGLKQKGISLIVYRRYVDDCFLVGKENEIETVIEEFNEQHTSIKFTVEKESNESIRFLDLLLSRNGEKIDKKWLPKQKTGRYLDYTSESPYTHKKNTAIALMDRALKLTDANKREESITEASNILRANNYPEHIIKSVLKQRVDILYNTLQTRSADEQTAKYISIPYIPCLSEKIGKVLRKNDLNAAYKPNDKIKNTIFTMLKDKIPKMQQTNVVYSIPCGGCTNKEYIGQTSQTLEKRISQHKKLYTH, encoded by the coding sequence ATGTTTTTCGTGTCGAGAATCACAAAGAAGTACGATGACGAAACGGGGAAGCTGACGAGAGAGTTATTAAAGACCGCTGTCAAGATGGCGAGGATGAAAAACAGACTAAAATTCTTACTGAACTGTCGGAAGTGCAAGCTTGTGCCAAAGTGTCTATGTTACAAAGTTGGCGTTTCCCTACACAGCAGCATATCCCGGCAGGAAATGAAGATTCTGGAACACCGGCAGAAAATCAGAATCATCAGCCTAGTTGTTCGGGACACCAAAAGGTTACTAGAGCAACTGAAGAATAGAAAGCGGCATCTATATGAAAAGGTCCAATGGACGCTAGAAGAAAGTGACTGGAGAGCAGTGCGCGCGATGGTGGAGAAGAAAGCAGCAAATGTATATAATAGTACGAAACGAACCGAAATAAATAAGCTGAGCAACCTGAAGAGGAAAAAGATCGAAGAGACTTGTCAGCAACCGGAGTGGATAGAGAATAAGACAAACCATGAAATCCCCGACTATTTGGAACGAACGCTTCTTCTTGGACCGAACTTCAACATACAAAGCAAGAGTTCTATCCCATACGTTCGACTCGTTGCCGATGTAGAAACTGCTATAAAGAGCAAACCACAAGCCGACGACATCAGAGCAGAAGTATCTACGATCATATCCAACTATGTCAACTACCAAAACCAACCACGGACGAAGGAGAATGACTGGATACACAAAGACATTGTACGAAGTAGAAAGTTTTTGCGAGAGAACCCAGACATCTATGTTATAAAAGCCGATAAAGGGAACAAGACAGTTCTAATGTCCGGCACCGAATACCACGAAAAAATGACCACAATGGTAAATGATGCGTCCACGTACAAGCAACGGAAAGACAATCCATCGAACCGAGTGCTAAAAATGTTAAACAACATAATAGAACAGTGGTGGTTAGACCAGCACATCGACAGAGCGACGAAACACAAGCTTAAGATGTACAACTGCACCCCACCGCGAATCTATGGACTCCCCAAAATTCACAAAGAAAACTGCCCCCTCCGTCCTGTGACCATCGGTTCAGCAACCTACCACATGGCTCAGTATCTATCgggaattttaaacaatttagtGGGAAAAACGGAGTACCACGTTCGCAACAGCTTCGAATTCGCCAAGGAGATATCCAAGATACGGGTACCGGAAGGATGTGTAATGTATTCATTAGATGTGGTATCCCTATACACTAATATACCTGTCAATAAAGTGTACGAGTACGTCGAAGAAAGATGGAATGAAGTAGCACAAACAACCACTATTCCTTGGGACAGTTTCAAACAAGCAATGAAAACTGTACTAGAAGCTTCCTTTTTTCAGTATGACGGAAAGTTCTACGACCAAATATTTGGAGTGCCCATGGGATCCCCCCTCTCTCCCGTCGTTGCTAACATTGTTATGGAAAAATTAGAGGGAGAGGCCCTCGAGGGATTGAAACAAAAGGGAATATCGCTGATAGTGTACCGACGGTATGTAGATGATTGCTTTCTTGTGGGTAAAGAAAATGAGATAGAAACTGTCATCGAAGAATTTAACGAGCAACATACTAGCATTAAATTCACGGTAGAAAAAGAAAGCAACGAATCGATTCGCTTTTTAGATCTACTATTATCCAGAAACGGGGaaaaaatcgacaaaaaatgGCTCCCGAAACAGAAAACAGGACGGTATTTGGACTACACATCGGAGAGCCCATACACCCACAAGAAGAACACCGCAATTGCACTTATGGACCGAGCACTAAAACTCACGGATGCGAACAAAAGGGAAGAGAGCATAACAGAGGCATCTAACATACTACGCGCCAACAACTATCCGGAACACATCATAAAAAGTGTGCTTAAACAGCGGGTAGACATACTCTACAACACCCTACAAACCAGGAGCGCAGACGAGCAAACAGCAAAATATATATCCATTCCATATATCCCCTGCTTGAGCGAGAAAATCGGCAAGGTATTGCGCAAGAATGACTTAAATGCAGCATACAAACcaaatgacaaaataaaaaacacGATCTTCACGATGCTGAAAgataaaataccaaaaatgcaGCAAACAAATGTAGTCTACAGCATTCCATGCGGCGGATGCACCAATAAAGAGTACATCGGGCAAACTTCCCAAACCCTAGAGAAACGCATTAGCCAGCATAAAAAACTCTATACGCACTAG
- the LOC131680530 gene encoding uncharacterized protein LOC131680530: protein MARMKNRLKFLLNCRKCKLVPKCLCYKVGVSLHSSISRQEMKILEHRQKIRIISLVVRDTKRLLEQLKNRKRHLYEKVQWTLEESDWRAVRAMVEKKAANVYNSTKRTEINKLSNLKRKKIEETCQQPEWIENKTNHEIPDYLERTLLLGPNFNIQSKSSIPYVRLVADVETAIKSKPQADDIRAEVSTIISNYVNYQNQPRTKENDWIHKDIVRSRKFLRENPDIYVIKADKGNKTVLMSGTEYHEKMTTMVNDASTYKQRKDNPSNRVLKMLNSIIEQWWLDQHIDRATKHKLKMYNCTPPRIYGLPKIHKENCPLRPVISTIGSATYHMAQYLSGILNNLVGKTEYHVRNSFEFAKEISKIRVPEGCVMYSLDVVSLYTNIPVNKVYEYVEERWNEVAQTTTIPWDSFKQAMKTVLEASFFQYDGKFYDQIFGVPMGSPLSPVVANIVMEKLEGEALEGLKQKGISLIVYRRYVDDCFLVGKENEIETVIEEFNEQHTSIKFTVEKESNESIRFLDLLLSRNGEKIDKKWLPKQKTGRYLDYTSESPYTHKKNTAIALMDRALKLTDANKREESITEASNILRANNYPEHIIKSVLKQRVDILYNTLQTRSADEQTAKYISIPYIPCLSEKIGKVLRKNDLNAAYKPNDKIKNTIFTMLKDKIPKMQQTNVVYSIPCGGCTNKEYIGQTSQTLEKRISQHKNSIRTSTSITGLTQHTRECGHHFNFNETRILERINHESNRLTAEVLHIKLREQRAVNLQRDAASFACTYNGLLNKLRSTRNGTGEKEERRHQ, encoded by the coding sequence ATGGCGAGGATGAAAAACAGACTAAAATTCTTACTGAACTGTCGGAAGTGCAAGCTTGTGCCAAAGTGTCTATGTTACAAAGTTGGCGTTTCCCTACACAGCAGCATATCCCGGCAGGAAATGAAGATTCTGGAACACCGGCAGAAAATCAGAATCATCAGCCTAGTTGTTCGGGACACCAAAAGGTTACTAGAGCAACTGAAGAATAGAAAGCGGCATCTATATGAAAAGGTCCAATGGACGCTAGAAGAAAGTGACTGGAGAGCAGTGCGCGCGATGGTGGAGAAGAAAGCAGCAAATGTATATAATAGTACGAAACGAACCGAAATAAATAAGCTGAGCAACCTGAAGAGGAAAAAGATCGAAGAGACTTGTCAGCAACCGGAGTGGATAGAGAATAAGACAAACCATGAAATCCCCGACTATTTGGAACGAACGCTTCTTCTTGGACCGAACTTCAACATACAAAGCAAGAGTTCTATCCCATACGTTCGACTCGTTGCCGATGTAGAAACTGCTATAAAGAGCAAACCACAAGCCGACGACATCAGAGCAGAAGTATCTACGATCATATCCAACTATGTCAACTACCAAAACCAACCACGGACGAAGGAGAATGACTGGATACACAAAGACATTGTACGAAGTAGAAAGTTTTTGCGAGAGAACCCAGACATCTATGTTATAAAAGCCGATAAAGGGAACAAGACAGTTCTAATGTCCGGCACCGAATACCACGAAAAAATGACCACAATGGTAAATGATGCGTCCACGTACAAGCAACGGAAAGACAATCCATCGAACCGAGTGCTAAAAATGTTAAACAGCATAATAGAACAGTGGTGGTTAGACCAGCACATCGACAGAGCGACGAAACACAAGCTTAAGATGTACAACTGCACCCCACCGCGAATCTATGGACTCCCCAAAATTCACAAAGAAAACTGCCCCCTCCGTCCTGTGATATCCACCATCGGTTCAGCAACCTACCACATGGCTCAGTATCTATCgggaattttaaacaatttagtGGGAAAAACGGAGTACCACGTTCGCAACAGCTTCGAATTCGCCAAGGAGATATCCAAGATACGGGTACCGGAAGGATGTGTAATGTATTCATTAGATGTGGTATCCCTATACACTAATATACCTGTCAATAAAGTGTACGAGTACGTCGAAGAAAGATGGAATGAAGTAGCACAAACAACCACTATTCCTTGGGACAGTTTCAAACAAGCAATGAAAACTGTACTAGAAGCTTCCTTTTTTCAGTATGACGGAAAGTTCTACGACCAAATATTTGGAGTGCCCATGGGATCCCCCCTCTCTCCCGTCGTTGCTAACATTGTTATGGAAAAATTAGAGGGAGAGGCCCTCGAGGGATTGAAACAAAAGGGAATATCGCTGATAGTGTACCGACGGTATGTAGATGATTGCTTTCTTGTGGGTAAAGAAAATGAGATAGAAACTGTCATCGAAGAATTTAACGAGCAACATACTAGCATTAAATTCACGGTAGAAAAAGAAAGCAACGAATCGATTCGCTTTTTAGATCTACTATTATCCAGAAACGGGGaaaaaatcgacaaaaaatgGCTCCCGAAACAGAAAACAGGACGGTATTTGGACTACACATCGGAGAGCCCATACACCCACAAGAAGAACACCGCAATTGCACTTATGGATCGAGCACTAAAACTCACGGATGCGAACAAAAGGGAAGAGAGCATAACAGAGGCATCTAACATACTACGCGCCAACAACTATCCGGAACACATCATAAAAAGTGTGCTTAAACAGCGGGTAGACATACTCTACAACACCCTACAAACCAGGAGCGCAGACGAGCAAACAGCAAAATATATATCCATTCCATATATCCCCTGCTTGAGCGAGAAAATCGGCAAGGTATTGCGCAAGAATGACTTAAATGCAGCATACAAACcaaatgacaaaataaaaaacacGATCTTCACGATGCTGAAAgataaaataccaaaaatgcaGCAAACAAATGTAGTCTACAGCATTCCATGCGGCGGATGCACCAATAAAGAGTACATCGGGCAAACTTCCCAAACCCTAGAGAAACGCATTAGCCAGCATAAAAACTCTATACGCACTAGCACATCGATAACCGGCCTAACACAACACACAAGAGAATGTGGACACCACTTTAACTTCAACGAAACGAGAATATTGGAGAGAATTAACCACGAGTCCAACAGGTTAACAGCGGAGGTTCTTCATATTAAGCTGAGAGAGCAAAGAGCGGTAAACCTTCAACGGGACGCCGCCAGCTTCGCCTGCACATACAACGGTCTTCTTAATAAGCTACGATCGACGCGCAATGGCACTGGTGAGAAAGAAGAGAGACGCCACCAGTGA